The Bos javanicus breed banteng chromosome 18, ARS-OSU_banteng_1.0, whole genome shotgun sequence genome has a segment encoding these proteins:
- the PRSS54 gene encoding inactive serine protease 54 isoform X1, which translates to MGKPGDPGWVVQKTNQRGCLLSLHLTSHWLNIGAGQLVLASLLLGTKEQGPDSCPWCLLRLSLGMAAMRRALLLLLYVSHASASCGIQKSNIAVTSEEGLVEEQEFPWVVSLQDSQYTHLTFGSILSEFWILSIASTFQNRKDAVAIIGIAKMDAKLIAHEEYPINTIIIHEDFDNKTMRNNIALLKTDTAMQFNSLVRPICFLGRKLNRPPVLMNCWVAGWNPTSATGNHMTMSILRKISVKDIDSCPLNIEQKTGCGNHLEMETNAVCLGDPGNPMMCQLKEMSLWVLRGILSQGGEKCPGLFLYIRVEDYSDWITSKTRKTSSPLSSFHHWENPSPLPSYSSRDLVTQRKQAGLSQLVWPRLSFQGQERSTVHSTRSLPDNGTQMSLDFREKGRREPGRSEMAIQPTYYDYYGGEFMASAPSSGQNSSQWARGLPGTLYRMKRLRT; encoded by the exons ATGGGGAAACCTGGGGACCCTGGCTGGGTTGTGCAGAAAACCAACCAGCGTGGCTGCCTCCTCTCCTTGCATCTTACGAGCCACTGGCTGAACATCGGGGCCGGGCAGCTGGTCCTGGCCTCTTTACTGCTCGGAACCAAAGAACAGGGACCTGACAG CTGCCCATGGTGTCTGCTGCGGCTGTCTCTGGGGATGGCAGCGATGAGAAGGGcgctcctgctgctgctctaCGTCTCCCACGCATCTGCCA GTTGCGGCATCCAGAAAAGCAACATTGCGGTCACTTCCGAGGAGGGTTTGGTCGAAGAGCAGGAGTTCCCGTGGGTGGTGTCGCTGCAGGATTCCCAGTACACCCACCTGACTTTCGGCAGCATCCTCAGTGAGTTCTGGATCCTCAGCATCGCGTCCACCTTTCAGAACAG GAAGGACGCTGTGGCTATAATTGGTATAGCTAAGATGGATGCAAAACTGATTGCTCATGAAGAGTATCCTATCAACACCATCATCATCCATGAGGACTTCGACAATAAGACAATGAGAAATAACATAGCCCTCCTGAAGACAGACACGGCGATGCAGTTCAACAGCCTGGTCCGGCCCATCTGCTTCCTCGGCAGAAAGCTGAACAGGCCGCCAGTCCTGATGAACTGCTGGGTGGCAGGATGGAACCCCACATCTGCA ACAGGAAATCACATGACAATGAGTATCCTGAGGAAAATCTCCGTGAAAGACATTGACTCGTGTCCCTTAAACATAGAGCAGAAAACAGGATGTGGCAACCACCTAGAGATGGAGACTAACGCTGTCTGCTTG GGGGACCCGGGAAACCCAATGATGTGCCAGCTGAAGGAAATGAGTCTGTGGGTGCTGAGAGGAATCCTGTCCCAAGGAGGGGAGAAATGCCCTGGCCTGTTCCTGTACATCAGGGTGGAAGACTACAGCGATTGGATCACGTCTAAAACCAGGAAGACCAGCTCTCCCCTGTCTTCCTTCCATCACTGGGAGAACCCCAGTCCTTTACCCAGCTACTCATCACGTGATCTCGTGACACAGAGAAAACAGGCTGGGCTGAGCCAGCTTGTGTGGCCCCGACTATCCTTCCAAGGACAAGAAAGGTCCACCGTGCATTCCACGCGTTCACTGCCAGACAATGGCACTCAAATGAGTCTAGACTTCCGGGAAAAGGGGCGGAGGGAGCCAGGCAGGTCTGAGATGGCCATCCAGCCCACGTACTATGACTACTACGGTGGGGAGTTCATGGCGTCTGCGCCCTCTTCAGGCCAGAACAG CTCACAATGGGCAAGGGGGCTTCCGGGCACACTGTACCGTATGAAAAGGCTGCGGACTTAG
- the PRSS54 gene encoding inactive serine protease 54 isoform X3, whose product MGKPGDPGWVVQKTNQRGCLLSLHLTSHWLNIGAGQLVLASLLLGTKEQGPDSCPWCLLRLSLGMAAMRRALLLLLYVSHASASCGIQKSNIAVTSEEGLVEEQEFPWVVSLQDSQYTHLTFGSILSEFWILSIASTFQNRKDAVAIIGIAKMDAKLIAHEEYPINTIIIHEDFDNKTMRNNIALLKTDTAMQFNSLVRPICFLGRKLNRPPVLMNCWVAGWNPTSATGNHMTMSILRKISVKDIDSCPLNIEQKTGCGNHLEMETNAVCLGDPGNPMMCQLKEMSLWVLRGILSQGGEKCPGLFLYIRVEDYSDWITSKTRKTSSPLSSFHHWENPSPLPSYSSRDLVTQRKQAGLSQLVWPRLSFQGQESSQWARGLPGTLYRMKRLRT is encoded by the exons ATGGGGAAACCTGGGGACCCTGGCTGGGTTGTGCAGAAAACCAACCAGCGTGGCTGCCTCCTCTCCTTGCATCTTACGAGCCACTGGCTGAACATCGGGGCCGGGCAGCTGGTCCTGGCCTCTTTACTGCTCGGAACCAAAGAACAGGGACCTGACAG CTGCCCATGGTGTCTGCTGCGGCTGTCTCTGGGGATGGCAGCGATGAGAAGGGcgctcctgctgctgctctaCGTCTCCCACGCATCTGCCA GTTGCGGCATCCAGAAAAGCAACATTGCGGTCACTTCCGAGGAGGGTTTGGTCGAAGAGCAGGAGTTCCCGTGGGTGGTGTCGCTGCAGGATTCCCAGTACACCCACCTGACTTTCGGCAGCATCCTCAGTGAGTTCTGGATCCTCAGCATCGCGTCCACCTTTCAGAACAG GAAGGACGCTGTGGCTATAATTGGTATAGCTAAGATGGATGCAAAACTGATTGCTCATGAAGAGTATCCTATCAACACCATCATCATCCATGAGGACTTCGACAATAAGACAATGAGAAATAACATAGCCCTCCTGAAGACAGACACGGCGATGCAGTTCAACAGCCTGGTCCGGCCCATCTGCTTCCTCGGCAGAAAGCTGAACAGGCCGCCAGTCCTGATGAACTGCTGGGTGGCAGGATGGAACCCCACATCTGCA ACAGGAAATCACATGACAATGAGTATCCTGAGGAAAATCTCCGTGAAAGACATTGACTCGTGTCCCTTAAACATAGAGCAGAAAACAGGATGTGGCAACCACCTAGAGATGGAGACTAACGCTGTCTGCTTG GGGGACCCGGGAAACCCAATGATGTGCCAGCTGAAGGAAATGAGTCTGTGGGTGCTGAGAGGAATCCTGTCCCAAGGAGGGGAGAAATGCCCTGGCCTGTTCCTGTACATCAGGGTGGAAGACTACAGCGATTGGATCACGTCTAAAACCAGGAAGACCAGCTCTCCCCTGTCTTCCTTCCATCACTGGGAGAACCCCAGTCCTTTACCCAGCTACTCATCACGTGATCTCGTGACACAGAGAAAACAGGCTGGGCTGAGCCAGCTTGTGTGGCCCCGACTATCCTTCCAAGGACAAGAAAG CTCACAATGGGCAAGGGGGCTTCCGGGCACACTGTACCGTATGAAAAGGCTGCGGACTTAG
- the PRSS54 gene encoding inactive serine protease 54 isoform X4, whose translation MVSAAAVSGDGSDEKGAPAAALRLPRICQLRHPEKQHCGHFRGGFGRRAGVPVGGVAAGFPVHPPDFRQHPQKDAVAIIGIAKMDAKLIAHEEYPINTIIIHEDFDNKTMRNNIALLKTDTAMQFNSLVRPICFLGRKLNRPPVLMNCWVAGWNPTSATGNHMTMSILRKISVKDIDSCPLNIEQKTGCGNHLEMETNAVCLGDPGNPMMCQLKEMSLWVLRGILSQGGEKCPGLFLYIRVEDYSDWITSKTRKTSSPLSSFHHWENPSPLPSYSSRDLVTQRKQAGLSQLVWPRLSFQGQERSTVHSTRSLPDNGTQMSLDFREKGRREPGRSEMAIQPTYYDYYGGEFMASAPSSGQNSSQWARGLPGTLYRMKRLRT comes from the exons ATGGTGTCTGCTGCGGCTGTCTCTGGGGATGGCAGCGATGAGAAGGGcgctcctgctgctgctctaCGTCTCCCACGCATCTGCCA GTTGCGGCATCCAGAAAAGCAACATTGCGGTCACTTCCGAGGAGGGTTTGGTCGAAGAGCAGGAGTTCCCGTGGGTGGTGTCGCTGCAGGATTCCCAGTACACCCACCTGACTTTCGGCAGCATCCTCA GAAGGACGCTGTGGCTATAATTGGTATAGCTAAGATGGATGCAAAACTGATTGCTCATGAAGAGTATCCTATCAACACCATCATCATCCATGAGGACTTCGACAATAAGACAATGAGAAATAACATAGCCCTCCTGAAGACAGACACGGCGATGCAGTTCAACAGCCTGGTCCGGCCCATCTGCTTCCTCGGCAGAAAGCTGAACAGGCCGCCAGTCCTGATGAACTGCTGGGTGGCAGGATGGAACCCCACATCTGCA ACAGGAAATCACATGACAATGAGTATCCTGAGGAAAATCTCCGTGAAAGACATTGACTCGTGTCCCTTAAACATAGAGCAGAAAACAGGATGTGGCAACCACCTAGAGATGGAGACTAACGCTGTCTGCTTG GGGGACCCGGGAAACCCAATGATGTGCCAGCTGAAGGAAATGAGTCTGTGGGTGCTGAGAGGAATCCTGTCCCAAGGAGGGGAGAAATGCCCTGGCCTGTTCCTGTACATCAGGGTGGAAGACTACAGCGATTGGATCACGTCTAAAACCAGGAAGACCAGCTCTCCCCTGTCTTCCTTCCATCACTGGGAGAACCCCAGTCCTTTACCCAGCTACTCATCACGTGATCTCGTGACACAGAGAAAACAGGCTGGGCTGAGCCAGCTTGTGTGGCCCCGACTATCCTTCCAAGGACAAGAAAGGTCCACCGTGCATTCCACGCGTTCACTGCCAGACAATGGCACTCAAATGAGTCTAGACTTCCGGGAAAAGGGGCGGAGGGAGCCAGGCAGGTCTGAGATGGCCATCCAGCCCACGTACTATGACTACTACGGTGGGGAGTTCATGGCGTCTGCGCCCTCTTCAGGCCAGAACAG CTCACAATGGGCAAGGGGGCTTCCGGGCACACTGTACCGTATGAAAAGGCTGCGGACTTAG
- the PRSS54 gene encoding inactive serine protease 54 isoform X2: MGKPGDPGWVVQKTNQRGCLLSLHLTSHWLNIGAGQLVLASLLLGTKEQGPDSCPWCLLRLSLGMAAMRRALLLLLYVSHASASCGIQKSNIAVTSEEGLVEEQEFPWVVSLQDSQYTHLTFGSILSEFWILSIASTFQNRKDAVAIIGIAKMDAKLIAHEEYPINTIIIHEDFDNKTMRNNIALLKTDTAMQFNSLVRPICFLGRKLNRPPVLMNCWVAGWNPTSATGNHMTMSILRKISVKDIDSCPLNIEQKTGCGNHLEMETNAVCLGDPGNPMMCQLKEMSLWVLRGILSQGGEKCPGLFLYIRVEDYSDWITSKTRKTSSPLSSFHHWENPSPLPSYSSRDLVTQRKQAGLSQLVWPRLSFQGQERSTVHSTRSLPDNGTQMSLDFREKGRREPGRSEMAIQPTYYDYYGGEFMASAPSSGQNRLHQPQEITLFFLCARFLW, encoded by the exons ATGGGGAAACCTGGGGACCCTGGCTGGGTTGTGCAGAAAACCAACCAGCGTGGCTGCCTCCTCTCCTTGCATCTTACGAGCCACTGGCTGAACATCGGGGCCGGGCAGCTGGTCCTGGCCTCTTTACTGCTCGGAACCAAAGAACAGGGACCTGACAG CTGCCCATGGTGTCTGCTGCGGCTGTCTCTGGGGATGGCAGCGATGAGAAGGGcgctcctgctgctgctctaCGTCTCCCACGCATCTGCCA GTTGCGGCATCCAGAAAAGCAACATTGCGGTCACTTCCGAGGAGGGTTTGGTCGAAGAGCAGGAGTTCCCGTGGGTGGTGTCGCTGCAGGATTCCCAGTACACCCACCTGACTTTCGGCAGCATCCTCAGTGAGTTCTGGATCCTCAGCATCGCGTCCACCTTTCAGAACAG GAAGGACGCTGTGGCTATAATTGGTATAGCTAAGATGGATGCAAAACTGATTGCTCATGAAGAGTATCCTATCAACACCATCATCATCCATGAGGACTTCGACAATAAGACAATGAGAAATAACATAGCCCTCCTGAAGACAGACACGGCGATGCAGTTCAACAGCCTGGTCCGGCCCATCTGCTTCCTCGGCAGAAAGCTGAACAGGCCGCCAGTCCTGATGAACTGCTGGGTGGCAGGATGGAACCCCACATCTGCA ACAGGAAATCACATGACAATGAGTATCCTGAGGAAAATCTCCGTGAAAGACATTGACTCGTGTCCCTTAAACATAGAGCAGAAAACAGGATGTGGCAACCACCTAGAGATGGAGACTAACGCTGTCTGCTTG GGGGACCCGGGAAACCCAATGATGTGCCAGCTGAAGGAAATGAGTCTGTGGGTGCTGAGAGGAATCCTGTCCCAAGGAGGGGAGAAATGCCCTGGCCTGTTCCTGTACATCAGGGTGGAAGACTACAGCGATTGGATCACGTCTAAAACCAGGAAGACCAGCTCTCCCCTGTCTTCCTTCCATCACTGGGAGAACCCCAGTCCTTTACCCAGCTACTCATCACGTGATCTCGTGACACAGAGAAAACAGGCTGGGCTGAGCCAGCTTGTGTGGCCCCGACTATCCTTCCAAGGACAAGAAAGGTCCACCGTGCATTCCACGCGTTCACTGCCAGACAATGGCACTCAAATGAGTCTAGACTTCCGGGAAAAGGGGCGGAGGGAGCCAGGCAGGTCTGAGATGGCCATCCAGCCCACGTACTATGACTACTACGGTGGGGAGTTCATGGCGTCTGCGCCCTCTTCAGGCCAGAACAGGTTACATCAGCCCCAAGAAATtaccttattttttctttgcGCTCGTTTTCTTTGGTAA